Proteins found in one Enterococcus sp. 9D6_DIV0238 genomic segment:
- a CDS encoding IS30 family transposase, whose protein sequence is MTSYTHLTIREREMIFLYHGFGFTIRRIGRLIKRSPSTVMRELKRNTTKFKEYSPSQAQKSYHKNKQRCGRKKILDQSPYKETIRKLLFEDQWSPEQISNRINLENNESVVSYPTIYRSIYNGLFDDGFPVGSPGARKMLRRKERKSVTKRIGDRRGRFTDVKTIHERPTKAENREELGHWEADTVLGHRGKSCLVTLVDRKSRFLLAGRIPKNDSICVRDMIVKLLSPLNKSHRKTITPDRGPEFAKYKYFSRLCGIDCYFADPWSPWQRGTNENTNGLIREYLPKRTDMTPVSEEYIRSVVHKLNNRPRKCLNWKTPYEIFYDKSLSFIS, encoded by the coding sequence ATGACTTCATATACACACCTTACGATACGTGAGCGGGAAATGATCTTTCTCTATCATGGTTTTGGTTTTACTATTCGTAGAATTGGACGTTTAATCAAAAGAAGCCCTTCTACTGTTATGAGAGAGCTTAAAAGGAATACTACTAAGTTTAAAGAATATTCACCTTCTCAAGCGCAAAAATCGTATCATAAGAATAAGCAGAGATGTGGGCGAAAAAAAATATTGGATCAATCACCGTATAAAGAAACCATTCGCAAACTCCTTTTTGAAGATCAATGGTCTCCAGAACAGATATCGAATAGAATTAACTTAGAGAATAATGAATCGGTTGTCAGTTACCCGACGATTTATCGATCTATTTACAATGGTCTATTTGATGATGGATTTCCTGTAGGTAGTCCTGGAGCACGAAAAATGTTAAGACGGAAAGAAAGAAAGTCAGTGACTAAGAGAATCGGCGATCGTCGTGGACGGTTTACGGATGTGAAAACGATTCATGAACGGCCAACAAAAGCTGAAAATAGAGAAGAACTTGGCCATTGGGAAGCTGATACTGTCTTGGGACACCGAGGAAAATCATGTCTCGTCACACTCGTTGATCGGAAATCTCGATTTTTATTAGCTGGAAGAATTCCTAAAAATGATTCAATTTGTGTAAGGGATATGATTGTAAAACTACTGTCACCTCTAAACAAAAGCCATCGCAAAACCATTACACCAGATAGAGGACCGGAATTTGCTAAATACAAGTACTTCAGCAGATTATGTGGTATTGACTGTTACTTTGCAGACCCTTGGTCTCCATGGCAACGCGGAACAAACGAAAATACAAATGGACTGATACGAGAGTATTTGCCTAAACGGACGGATATGACTCCAGTTTCAGAAGAGTATATTCGCTCAGTCGTTCATAAATTAAATAACCGACCAAGAAAATGTCTAAATTGGAAAACCCCATATGAGATATTTTACGATAAGTCATTAAGTTTTATTTCGTGA
- a CDS encoding GNAT family N-acetyltransferase — MTKHTTEIKIVKTNSEDEHFLYLCRLLDEDLDHQSYNEKDKEAYSLFNEPLKNQLVFIAYDQEQPIGCASLKRFDQNHAEVKRVFVKNEYRSKKISWQLIDILADEAKKQGFQRLILETDIYFFGAIKFYEKYGFTRIPNFPPYEEMETSICMEYEL, encoded by the coding sequence ATGACAAAACATACTACAGAAATCAAAATTGTTAAGACAAACTCAGAAGACGAACATTTTCTTTATCTATGTCGATTGTTGGATGAAGACTTAGATCATCAAAGCTACAATGAAAAAGATAAAGAAGCTTACTCTCTTTTTAATGAGCCTCTTAAAAATCAATTGGTATTTATAGCCTATGATCAAGAGCAGCCTATCGGTTGCGCATCACTTAAAAGATTTGATCAAAATCATGCAGAGGTTAAACGAGTATTTGTCAAAAATGAATATCGTTCAAAGAAGATTTCTTGGCAATTGATAGATATTTTGGCTGATGAAGCGAAGAAACAGGGGTTTCAGAGGTTGATTTTGGAAACGGATATTTATTTTTTTGGTGCAATCAAATTTTATGAAAAATATGGCTTTACGAGAATTCCAAATTTCCCGCCTTATGAAGAGATGGAGACATCGATTTGCATGGAATATGAATTGTGA
- a CDS encoding DUF805 domain-containing protein produces MKTIEETGKVSFPQAVKDFWKGYADFRGRSTRAGFWWANLCIAIIYVVLFIIISTNSASRSYYESSVSPVLLFIIVIFSLALVVPMLALTVRRLRDVGLKSKAILALMVLYYGLYLTFVLSFYSSFLSSITSMLYQYSDSYSAPTIMSSSSPLFIFLFMTLATFVSVCPFLPTNMLATKSNNPILKSIFSSTYENITE; encoded by the coding sequence ATGAAAACTATTGAAGAAACAGGGAAAGTTTCATTTCCCCAAGCAGTAAAAGATTTTTGGAAAGGCTATGCTGATTTTAGAGGGCGCTCAACTCGTGCAGGTTTTTGGTGGGCGAATTTGTGTATTGCTATTATTTATGTTGTTCTATTTATCATCATAAGCACTAATTCTGCCAGTCGATCTTATTATGAGTCATCTGTGAGTCCAGTTCTATTATTTATCATTGTCATTTTTTCTCTGGCATTAGTTGTGCCCATGTTGGCACTGACAGTGAGAAGATTAAGAGACGTAGGGTTAAAGAGCAAAGCGATACTTGCATTGATGGTCCTTTATTACGGATTATATCTTACATTTGTTTTGAGTTTTTATTCATCATTTTTAAGCTCGATCACAAGTATGCTTTATCAATATTCTGATAGTTATTCAGCACCTACTATTATGAGTAGCAGTTCACCATTGTTTATTTTCTTGTTTATGACATTAGCAACGTTCGTTTCTGTATGTCCATTTTTACCGACAAATATGTTGGCGACTAAAAGCAATAATCCTATTTTAAAATCTATTTTTTCTAGTACGTACGAAAATATCACAGAATAG
- a CDS encoding winged helix-turn-helix transcriptional regulator, translating into MIKKEEMPLCDVATTVQLVGSKWKLLIIRDLISGPKRTSQLKRSLSGVSQKVLTESLSSMIEDGLVDRIDLKKVPPHVEYQLTPLGESFLPVIESMRQWGKYYKSQL; encoded by the coding sequence ATGATAAAAAAAGAAGAAATGCCTTTATGTGACGTTGCAACTACAGTTCAATTAGTTGGTAGTAAATGGAAGCTCTTAATAATTAGAGATCTTATCTCAGGACCCAAAAGAACATCACAACTTAAACGTTCTTTGTCGGGTGTTTCTCAGAAGGTTTTAACTGAAAGCTTGAGTTCAATGATAGAGGATGGTCTTGTGGATAGGATAGATTTAAAAAAAGTTCCTCCTCATGTTGAGTATCAATTAACACCGCTAGGAGAATCATTTTTACCAGTTATCGAATCTATGAGACAATGGGGAAAATACTACAAATCTCAATTATAA
- the allD gene encoding ureidoglycolate dehydrogenase, producing MRVTKAELHQLIQDKIAKAGLSNEHAAIVSDVLTFADARGIHSHGAMRVEYYSERIAKGGITNDPAFSFEQTAPSCGMFEGDNGSGFVAAKLAMDHAIEMAKENGVAVVGVRNISHSGALAYYVERAAEQDMVALSVCQSDPMVVPFGGSEPYFGTNPIAFAAPSSDERIITFDMATTVQAWGKILHARSKKEAIPDSWAVDEKGNPTTDSTAVNALLPIAGPKGYGLMMMVDVLSGILLGVPFGKHVSSMYHDLSKGRELGQLHIVINPEFFIGIDTFKKNISAMLDEIKQISPSSGFTEVNYPGERGRAREKNYEKNGIEIVDDIYQYLISDDIHYDRYDHKNKFAE from the coding sequence ATGAGAGTTACGAAAGCAGAGTTACATCAATTGATCCAAGACAAAATTGCAAAAGCAGGGTTATCAAATGAGCATGCAGCGATCGTCAGCGATGTGTTGACTTTTGCCGATGCTAGAGGGATTCATTCGCACGGGGCAATGCGTGTAGAATATTATTCCGAAAGAATTGCAAAAGGCGGGATTACAAACGATCCAGCTTTCTCCTTTGAGCAGACTGCACCAAGTTGTGGAATGTTTGAAGGTGATAATGGCTCAGGTTTTGTGGCAGCAAAATTGGCTATGGATCATGCGATTGAAATGGCAAAAGAAAATGGCGTAGCAGTTGTTGGTGTGCGTAATATTTCTCATAGTGGAGCCCTCGCTTATTATGTGGAACGAGCGGCAGAACAAGATATGGTTGCTTTATCTGTTTGTCAATCTGATCCGATGGTGGTACCATTTGGCGGAAGTGAGCCTTACTTTGGTACAAATCCGATTGCCTTTGCAGCACCAAGTAGTGATGAACGCATCATCACGTTTGATATGGCAACGACTGTTCAGGCATGGGGCAAGATTTTGCATGCTCGTTCGAAAAAAGAAGCCATTCCAGATTCGTGGGCAGTCGATGAAAAAGGTAATCCAACAACGGATTCTACAGCAGTTAATGCTTTATTACCGATCGCAGGACCAAAAGGTTACGGTTTGATGATGATGGTCGATGTCCTGTCTGGGATTTTATTAGGTGTACCATTCGGCAAACACGTTTCTTCAATGTATCATGATTTGTCTAAAGGACGTGAATTAGGACAGCTTCATATTGTGATCAATCCAGAATTTTTCATTGGAATAGATACATTCAAAAAAAATATTTCTGCAATGTTGGATGAAATCAAACAAATCAGTCCTAGTTCTGGATTTACAGAAGTAAATTATCCTGGTGAACGAGGACGGGCACGAGAAAAAAATTATGAAAAAAATGGAATTGAGATCGTCGATGATATTTACCAATATTTGATCAGCGATGATATTCATTATGATCGCTATGATCATAAAAATAAATTTGCTGAATAG
- the allD gene encoding ureidoglycolate dehydrogenase, which produces MNETVVVKPEELHALIENKLEKAGLKSEHAEEVATHLVFADACGIHSHGAVRVEYYAEQIDKGGVTLDPKIEFEETGPSSGIVHGKNGAGQYVADVGLGYAIDMAKKSGVAVVGISKISHSGALSYYVKKAAQHDLVAIAMCQSDPMVVPFGGKENYFGTNPIAFAAPRKDHEPVVFDMATTVQAWGKVLDARSKNKDIPDTWAVDKDGKPTTNPHKVNGLLPIAGPKGYGLMMMVDILSGMLLGLPFGKHVSSMYDDITKGRDVGQMYILVDPRCFTDLDMFKNSVNEMVEELHEIPAADGFDQVYYPGEINQINYEKSMADGIEIVKDIYDYLKSDTLHYDRYENTNAFGEKK; this is translated from the coding sequence ATGAATGAAACTGTTGTAGTGAAACCAGAAGAATTGCATGCATTGATTGAAAATAAATTAGAAAAAGCAGGTCTGAAATCAGAGCATGCAGAGGAAGTGGCGACACACTTGGTATTTGCAGATGCTTGCGGTATCCATTCACATGGCGCCGTTAGAGTGGAGTATTACGCAGAACAAATCGACAAAGGCGGTGTAACCCTTGATCCAAAAATTGAATTTGAAGAAACTGGACCAAGCTCAGGGATCGTCCACGGAAAAAATGGAGCTGGACAATACGTAGCGGATGTCGGTCTTGGCTATGCGATCGATATGGCGAAAAAATCCGGCGTAGCTGTTGTCGGTATTTCTAAAATCAGTCATAGTGGTGCACTTTCTTATTACGTGAAAAAAGCTGCACAACACGATTTAGTTGCGATCGCAATGTGTCAGTCTGATCCAATGGTCGTACCATTTGGCGGGAAAGAAAACTATTTTGGTACGAATCCGATTGCATTTGCTGCTCCTAGAAAAGATCATGAGCCGGTCGTTTTTGATATGGCAACAACAGTTCAGGCATGGGGAAAAGTATTAGATGCTCGTTCTAAAAATAAAGACATTCCCGATACTTGGGCAGTCGACAAAGATGGAAAACCTACAACAAATCCGCATAAAGTAAATGGTCTATTACCGATCGCAGGACCAAAAGGATATGGACTGATGATGATGGTGGATATCTTATCCGGTATGCTTTTAGGCTTACCATTTGGGAAACATGTATCATCGATGTATGATGACATCACTAAAGGCCGCGATGTTGGTCAAATGTATATTTTGGTCGATCCAAGATGTTTCACAGATCTAGATATGTTTAAGAATTCTGTGAATGAGATGGTGGAAGAGCTTCATGAGATTCCAGCAGCTGATGGTTTTGATCAGGTCTATTATCCAGGTGAAATCAATCAAATCAATTATGAAAAATCAATGGCGGATGGTATTGAGATTGTCAAAGATATTTATGATTATCTGAAAAGTGATACGCTGCATTATGATCGGTATGAAAATACGAACGCTTTTGGCGAAAAGAAATAA
- the tig gene encoding trigger factor, with the protein MSAKWEKKGTNDGVLTFSVDQTLIEKGLKQAFDKVKKNLNVPGFRKGKVSRQVFNRMYGEEALYEDALNAVLPEVYEAAVKEAGIDPVSQPKIDVESMNKGEDWVVTAEVTVKPEVKLGEYKNLTVEKQDREVTDEDVDARIQRELEAQAELVIKEDEAAVEGDTVVIDFEGFKDGVAFEGGKGENYSLELGSNSFIPGFEDQLVGKKAGEEVEVKVTFPEDYQAEDLAGQEAVFQVKVHEVKAKELPELDDEFAKDVDDSVESLDELKEKYRKELTESKEAAATEAKDEAAIRQAVDNAEIVDLPHVMVHDEVHRSMDEFLNNMQRQGIAPDMYYQLTGTTEADLHKQFEAEAEVRTKTNLVIEAIAAAEDIEITEEEIENEIKDLSEQYNMPIDQVKRVLTEDMLKHDIRMKKAVEVITETATEK; encoded by the coding sequence ATGTCTGCGAAATGGGAAAAAAAAGGCACCAACGATGGTGTGTTAACTTTTTCAGTTGATCAAACTTTAATTGAAAAAGGCTTGAAACAAGCATTTGATAAAGTCAAAAAAAATCTTAACGTTCCAGGATTCCGTAAAGGGAAAGTGTCACGTCAAGTATTTAACCGTATGTACGGTGAAGAAGCATTGTATGAAGATGCTTTGAACGCTGTATTACCAGAAGTTTACGAAGCAGCTGTGAAAGAAGCTGGGATCGATCCAGTATCACAACCAAAAATCGACGTTGAAAGCATGAACAAAGGCGAAGACTGGGTCGTAACTGCAGAAGTAACAGTAAAACCTGAAGTAAAATTAGGCGAATACAAAAACTTAACAGTTGAAAAACAAGACCGTGAAGTAACGGATGAAGACGTAGATGCTCGCATCCAACGCGAATTAGAAGCACAAGCAGAATTAGTGATCAAAGAAGACGAAGCTGCTGTTGAAGGTGACACAGTTGTCATCGACTTTGAAGGCTTCAAAGACGGCGTTGCTTTTGAAGGCGGCAAAGGTGAAAACTACTCTCTAGAATTAGGTTCTAATTCATTCATTCCAGGCTTTGAAGACCAATTAGTTGGTAAAAAAGCTGGCGAAGAAGTTGAAGTAAAAGTAACTTTCCCAGAAGATTATCAAGCGGAAGACTTAGCGGGTCAAGAAGCTGTTTTCCAAGTGAAAGTACACGAAGTAAAAGCAAAAGAATTACCAGAATTGGATGATGAATTTGCGAAAGACGTTGATGATTCAGTTGAATCATTAGACGAATTAAAAGAAAAATACCGTAAAGAATTAACAGAATCTAAAGAAGCTGCAGCAACAGAAGCTAAAGACGAAGCAGCAATCCGTCAAGCAGTTGATAATGCTGAGATCGTTGATCTTCCACATGTCATGGTACATGATGAAGTACACCGTTCAATGGATGAATTCTTGAACAACATGCAACGTCAAGGAATCGCGCCTGATATGTACTATCAATTAACTGGTACAACAGAAGCTGACTTGCACAAACAATTTGAAGCAGAAGCAGAAGTTCGTACGAAAACAAACCTTGTGATCGAAGCGATCGCTGCAGCTGAAGATATCGAAATTACTGAAGAAGAGATCGAAAACGAAATCAAAGATCTTTCAGAACAATATAACATGCCGATCGATCAAGTAAAACGTGTCTTAACAGAAGATATGTTGAAACATGATATTCGCATGAAAAAAGCAGTAGAAGTTATTACTGAAACAGCAACAGAAAAATAA
- a CDS encoding zinc ribbon domain-containing protein: MENAHLIQNKCKTCGAPMGDPNAQRCSYCMMPQQENSDQQAFLCSNCGSYLDHYMGGFKCAYCQSTFSLNDQMGLDKAFFGKQENLDLEVSQDQAKTAFYEWLAKNDLSQGEIESIEIKPLYVPYMIATIKYQAIFSADIGQEAWGPYVEINGVEKKRKVMEWQTVQDHFESSSIKSYLITTELSLEVQSFAKKVECKKFMERARALKNEERENDSYLPVSSKSVEAVTRIVKKHIPISAKKLAKSKLSSSEVKELNIDSLKYEMASDYLYVPFWQVFYKYKGKNYQVLITGMDRTELVIDGSRPTIEKARAIAEKKEVQSYKNPFSFTILLIFLAAIAMFKPIRLIISVLLGVYLLGCLATALKNAKAKKNNL, from the coding sequence ATGGAAAACGCACATCTGATTCAAAATAAATGTAAGACCTGCGGCGCGCCCATGGGTGATCCTAATGCGCAAAGATGTTCTTACTGCATGATGCCGCAGCAGGAAAACAGTGATCAACAAGCATTTCTGTGTTCAAATTGCGGCTCTTATCTTGATCACTACATGGGGGGATTCAAGTGTGCCTATTGTCAGTCTACGTTCTCTTTGAATGATCAAATGGGCTTAGACAAAGCCTTTTTTGGGAAACAAGAAAACCTGGATTTAGAGGTTTCACAAGATCAGGCCAAAACGGCTTTTTATGAATGGTTGGCTAAGAATGATTTATCTCAAGGAGAAATAGAAAGTATAGAGATAAAGCCGTTATATGTTCCTTATATGATCGCGACTATTAAATATCAGGCAATATTTAGTGCGGATATCGGTCAAGAAGCGTGGGGACCATACGTTGAGATAAATGGTGTTGAGAAAAAAAGAAAAGTGATGGAATGGCAAACCGTACAGGATCATTTTGAAAGTTCTTCGATCAAGAGTTATCTGATCACAACAGAGCTTTCTTTAGAAGTTCAAAGTTTTGCAAAAAAAGTTGAGTGCAAAAAATTCATGGAAAGAGCGAGAGCGCTCAAAAATGAAGAGCGGGAAAATGATTCATACTTGCCTGTGTCATCTAAAAGTGTCGAAGCGGTCACAAGAATAGTAAAAAAACATATTCCGATTTCTGCAAAGAAGCTAGCTAAATCCAAGCTATCGAGCAGTGAGGTAAAAGAGTTGAACATTGATTCATTAAAATATGAAATGGCTTCCGATTATCTTTATGTCCCATTTTGGCAAGTTTTTTACAAATATAAAGGAAAAAATTACCAAGTATTGATCACTGGAATGGATCGAACAGAGCTAGTTATAGACGGGAGTCGGCCAACGATTGAAAAAGCACGCGCGATTGCCGAAAAAAAGGAAGTTCAGTCCTATAAAAATCCGTTTAGCTTTACTATTTTACTTATTTTTTTAGCAGCTATCGCTATGTTTAAACCAATCAGATTGATCATCTCTGTTTTACTTGGTGTTTATTTGCTAGGGTGTCTAGCTACAGCTCTCAAGAACGCTAAAGCTAAAAAAAATAATCTATGA
- a CDS encoding alpha/beta hydrolase has product MLKQEFCYAQLDDLLLSLTFYSDENTTESKATLLYFHGGGLVYGERDDLPNSYCELLVENGYNLLTVDYPLAPECKLAEIDSYLQKAIDWFLANHQTTLGLSNADYFLFGRSAGGYLAYLLSSKYQKTEQKGMISFYGYYDLTDPRFSQPSSYYNQFAKVAPLAAQALISPKPKATISINERFSLYLSGRQFGNWLNCLVKTPSEKNTFSLSETDLASLPPAFLTHSSGDQDVPVEISRKAATLIPAVTYEEVSDLPHDFDRDLNNGEGLRIYQLLIGWLDQITSK; this is encoded by the coding sequence ATGCTAAAACAAGAATTTTGCTATGCTCAATTAGACGATCTACTGTTATCTTTGACCTTTTATTCTGATGAAAACACAACTGAAAGTAAAGCCACACTACTCTATTTCCATGGTGGTGGTCTAGTTTACGGTGAACGGGATGATCTACCTAATTCTTATTGTGAACTACTTGTAGAAAATGGCTACAATCTATTGACTGTCGATTACCCGTTAGCACCAGAATGTAAACTTGCTGAGATCGACTCTTATCTTCAAAAAGCGATCGATTGGTTTTTGGCTAATCATCAAACTACATTGGGATTATCTAACGCTGATTATTTTTTATTTGGGCGATCTGCTGGCGGCTATTTGGCTTACTTACTCTCTTCAAAATACCAAAAAACCGAACAAAAAGGAATGATCAGCTTCTATGGGTACTACGATTTGACTGATCCTCGTTTTAGCCAGCCTAGTAGTTATTATAACCAGTTTGCTAAAGTAGCACCACTAGCAGCACAAGCGTTGATCTCTCCTAAACCCAAAGCAACCATATCGATCAACGAACGTTTTTCTCTTTACTTATCAGGTAGACAATTTGGAAATTGGTTAAATTGTTTAGTGAAAACTCCTAGTGAAAAAAATACTTTTAGCTTATCTGAAACAGACTTAGCAAGCTTACCACCGGCTTTCTTAACTCATAGCTCTGGTGATCAGGATGTACCTGTTGAAATATCTAGAAAAGCAGCTACTCTTATCCCAGCAGTGACTTATGAAGAAGTTTCAGATTTGCCACATGATTTTGATCGTGACCTAAACAACGGAGAAGGGTTGCGTATTTATCAACTATTGATCGGTTGGTTAGATCAAATTACCTCAAAATGA
- the allE gene encoding (S)-ureidoglycine aminohydrolase yields the protein MGYKNNQTGYLDGLLSSRAVIKKNNYALIPHDGLVNNVIPGFENCDCSILGSKQLGANFVDYIITLHKDGKNERGFGGEGIETIVYVIDGVLKVSDGTETHEVTKGGYVYLPASTLMYLENGQDADTEIFLYKKRYQPLEGYEAHKVVGNVNDIEPIEYEGMKDVLLWDFLPKDLGFDMNFHILSFEPGASHGYIETHYQEHGAYLLSGQGMYNLDNEWMPVEKGDYIFMSSYVQQAAYAVGRDEPLMYVYSKDCNRDPEI from the coding sequence ATGGGGTACAAAAATAATCAAACAGGCTATCTTGACGGTTTATTATCTTCAAGAGCAGTCATCAAAAAAAATAATTACGCACTAATTCCTCATGATGGATTAGTGAACAATGTGATTCCAGGTTTTGAAAATTGTGATTGTTCGATTTTAGGCTCAAAACAATTAGGCGCAAATTTTGTCGATTACATCATTACCCTTCATAAAGATGGTAAAAATGAACGTGGTTTTGGCGGTGAAGGAATCGAGACGATCGTCTACGTGATCGATGGTGTCCTAAAAGTCAGCGATGGCACTGAAACTCATGAAGTAACTAAAGGCGGCTATGTTTATTTACCAGCAAGCACATTGATGTATTTAGAGAATGGTCAAGATGCTGATACGGAGATTTTCTTGTACAAAAAACGGTATCAACCATTAGAAGGCTATGAAGCACATAAAGTTGTTGGAAATGTCAATGACATTGAACCGATTGAATATGAAGGAATGAAAGATGTTTTATTATGGGACTTCTTACCGAAAGATTTAGGTTTCGACATGAATTTCCACATCCTTTCATTTGAACCTGGGGCTAGCCATGGGTATATCGAAACACATTACCAAGAACACGGAGCGTACTTACTTTCAGGACAAGGCATGTACAATTTGGATAATGAATGGATGCCGGTCGAAAAAGGGGATTACATCTTTATGAGTTCTTATGTACAACAAGCGGCATATGCTGTTGGCCGTGATGAGCCTTTGATGTATGTCTATTCAAAAGATTGTAACCGTGATCCAGAAATTTAA
- the allC gene encoding allantoate deiminase, whose protein sequence is MDLKKVLQENIDHLSSIGNDPTGGMTRLLYSDSWLAAQTSVKEKLEAIGLTASFDEIGNLFGRIEGTEFPEETVLSGSHIDTVVNGGNLDGQFGVIAAYVAIQYLLETHGKPKRSLEVISMAEEEGSRFPTVFWGSKNFVGEAKKEDVVDIADFEGLKFVEEMHRHGFDFRDETKAVRNDIKAFVEIHIEQGTVLEKENLQIGVVNNIAGQRRYTIVLKGEANHAGTTPMGYRKDAVYGFAKICSQAIDRALEVGDPLVLTFGKVEPKPNTVNVVPGEVLFTMDCRHTDSGELHAFTQEIEALMRKIAAEHELEIDIDLWMDEAPVPMDQEIVTAIEAAAKAEHMEYKVMHSGAGHDSQIIAPNFPTAMIFVPSINGISHNPAEATDIDDLVNGVKVLASTLYELAYK, encoded by the coding sequence ATGGATTTAAAGAAAGTGTTACAAGAAAATATCGATCACTTATCTAGTATCGGCAATGATCCAACCGGCGGAATGACACGCTTGTTATATTCTGATTCATGGTTGGCAGCACAAACATCTGTAAAAGAAAAATTAGAAGCAATCGGTCTGACCGCTTCATTTGATGAGATCGGGAACCTCTTTGGCAGAATAGAAGGAACAGAGTTTCCAGAAGAAACGGTTCTATCAGGATCACATATAGACACCGTTGTAAATGGAGGAAACTTAGATGGTCAGTTCGGTGTGATCGCAGCCTATGTAGCGATCCAGTATTTGTTAGAAACACACGGAAAGCCAAAACGTTCATTAGAAGTCATTTCGATGGCAGAAGAAGAAGGCAGTCGTTTCCCGACAGTTTTCTGGGGCAGTAAAAACTTTGTTGGTGAGGCGAAGAAAGAAGACGTCGTAGACATCGCTGATTTTGAAGGCTTGAAATTTGTGGAGGAGATGCACCGCCATGGCTTTGACTTTAGAGATGAAACAAAAGCTGTGCGCAATGATATCAAAGCATTTGTAGAAATCCACATCGAGCAAGGAACAGTTCTTGAAAAAGAAAATCTTCAAATTGGTGTCGTCAATAATATTGCCGGACAAAGAAGATATACGATCGTCTTAAAAGGTGAAGCAAACCATGCTGGAACAACACCAATGGGCTACCGTAAAGATGCAGTCTACGGTTTTGCCAAAATTTGTTCACAAGCAATCGATCGTGCGCTTGAGGTCGGTGATCCTTTAGTGTTGACTTTCGGAAAAGTCGAACCAAAACCAAATACAGTGAACGTTGTTCCTGGTGAAGTCTTATTCACGATGGATTGTCGTCATACGGACAGTGGCGAGTTGCATGCATTTACGCAAGAAATCGAGGCGTTGATGAGAAAAATCGCTGCGGAGCATGAATTAGAAATCGATATCGATTTGTGGATGGATGAAGCGCCAGTACCAATGGATCAAGAAATCGTAACAGCGATCGAAGCAGCTGCTAAAGCGGAACATATGGAGTATAAAGTCATGCACAGTGGTGCCGGTCACGATTCTCAAATCATCGCTCCTAATTTTCCAACTGCCATGATTTTTGTTCCAAGTATCAATGGGATCAGTCATAATCCAGCAGAAGCGACAGACATCGATGATTTAGTCAATGGCGTAAAAGTATTAGCAAGCACGTTGTACGAATTAGCATATAAATAA